A part of Hydrogenobacter sp. T-8 genomic DNA contains:
- a CDS encoding diacylglycerol/polyprenol kinase family protein, translated as MNIREIIEDLETRRKVFHLFALLLWLLPLNYLPSIITLLVFALVIGLNLLTVLGVGKERLAFYYRFVYKLEREKNYSRPGIQALWASLGIFMVFLLFGKEPAMVSVVVLAVGDAFASIVGIRCGRRKIGDRSLEGMLAFLLSSFFVLLPFIGLWKALSVSLFSAIVEALPLRLDDNFTVPLTAGFVYWIML; from the coding sequence ATGAACATAAGAGAAATTATAGAGGATTTAGAGACAAGAAGAAAGGTCTTTCATCTTTTTGCATTGCTCCTCTGGCTTTTACCTTTGAACTATCTTCCAAGCATTATAACTCTGCTGGTTTTTGCCCTTGTGATAGGGTTAAACCTGCTAACTGTCTTGGGCGTTGGCAAGGAAAGGCTGGCTTTTTACTATAGGTTTGTTTACAAACTTGAAAGAGAGAAAAACTACTCAAGACCGGGAATACAGGCTCTGTGGGCAAGCCTTGGGATATTCATGGTCTTTCTGCTCTTTGGAAAGGAGCCTGCTATGGTATCTGTGGTGGTGCTTGCGGTAGGTGACGCCTTTGCCAGCATAGTGGGAATAAGGTGTGGCAGAAGAAAGATAGGAGACAGAAGCCTTGAGGGCATGCTTGCTTTCCTTTTATCAAGTTTTTTTGTGCTTTTGCCCTTTATAGGACTGTGGAAAGCCCTATCGGTATCGCTTTTCTCCGCCATTGTGGAGGCTTTACCCCTTAGGCTTGACGACAACTTCACCGTGCCCTTGACTGCAGGTTTTGTTTATTGGATAATGCTTTAA
- a CDS encoding YqiA/YcfP family alpha/beta fold hydrolase, which yields MFIYEPTNPEVILIHLHGFASNVRGSKIEVLKERSLRGRFSFFAMDMDYQTTTTSRVLEVLDALVKGFSQKFSTLWLSGSSHGGYVSLNYLKFYKPERVSKVFLFAPSYSTLGLTLREVGEDRCKRWLEGREELSFTECETGLEITIHKDFAVDILQRGYEIIRDGEVNFPSELPYELYVFHGTQDNMVPIEHSRLFASKVKVKEFLELEDDHRLSKTFKGLVEKYL from the coding sequence ATGTTCATCTATGAGCCTACCAACCCTGAGGTTATTTTAATACACCTTCATGGATTTGCCAGTAATGTGAGGGGTAGTAAGATTGAGGTTCTAAAAGAGAGAAGCCTCCGTGGCAGGTTTTCCTTCTTTGCCATGGATATGGACTACCAGACAACTACCACAAGCAGAGTTCTTGAGGTATTGGATGCCCTTGTAAAGGGCTTTTCTCAGAAGTTCTCCACCCTGTGGCTCTCTGGAAGCTCCCACGGTGGGTATGTGTCCCTTAACTACCTTAAGTTTTACAAGCCCGAAAGGGTAAGTAAAGTTTTTCTCTTTGCCCCCTCTTACTCTACCTTGGGGCTTACCCTAAGGGAAGTGGGAGAAGACAGATGCAAGAGATGGTTGGAGGGCAGGGAAGAGCTTAGCTTTACAGAGTGTGAAACAGGACTTGAGATAACCATACACAAGGACTTTGCGGTGGACATCCTTCAAAGGGGCTATGAGATAATAAGGGATGGTGAGGTGAACTTTCCCTCAGAACTGCCCTACGAGCTGTATGTGTTTCATGGCACACAAGACAATATGGTGCCAATAGAACACTCAAGGCTTTTTGCAAGCAAGGTAAAAGTTAAGGAGTTTCTTGAGCTTGAGGATGACCACAGACTTAGCAAGACTTTCAAGGGGCTTGTGGAAAAATATCTGTAA
- a CDS encoding iron-sulfur cluster assembly scaffold protein, which translates to MFEYSEKVLDHFLNPRNVGVLEDANAIGQCGNPACGDAMLFTLKVNPENDVIEDVRFKTFGCGSAIAVSSQLTEMIKGKPISYALNLTYKDIFDELGGLPPQKIHCTNLGLETLHVAIKDYLLKQGRVEEAMRIPDCYEEEEEESREFEFLST; encoded by the coding sequence ATGTTTGAATACAGCGAGAAGGTGCTGGACCACTTTTTGAACCCGCGTAATGTGGGTGTGCTTGAGGATGCCAACGCCATAGGGCAGTGTGGCAATCCAGCCTGTGGCGACGCCATGCTGTTTACCCTCAAGGTCAACCCAGAGAACGATGTTATAGAGGATGTGAGGTTTAAAACCTTTGGCTGTGGCTCTGCCATTGCGGTCTCCTCTCAGCTTACAGAGATGATAAAGGGTAAACCCATCAGCTACGCCTTAAACCTCACCTACAAAGACATCTTTGATGAGCTGGGTGGACTTCCTCCGCAGAAGATACACTGCACTAACCTTGGACTTGAGACACTTCATGTAGCCATAAAGGACTACCTCCTTAAGCAGGGAAGGGTAGAAGAGGCTATGCGTATACCGGACTGTTACGAGGAGGAAGAGGAAGAAAGCAGGGAATTTGAATTCTTGTCCACATGA
- a CDS encoding sulfurtransferase TusA family protein, whose protein sequence is MELENIKPDVVHDVVGTFCPVPVAETAKMIKTMQVGQVLELVADDPGVVEDIPAWCKATGQEFLGLYEEDGEYHLFVKKVKET, encoded by the coding sequence ATGGAGCTTGAAAACATAAAGCCAGACGTGGTGCACGATGTGGTGGGAACCTTCTGCCCCGTGCCTGTGGCTGAGACTGCAAAGATGATAAAAACCATGCAGGTAGGTCAGGTGCTTGAATTGGTGGCAGATGACCCTGGCGTGGTGGAAGACATACCCGCATGGTGCAAGGCAACAGGTCAGGAATTTCTTGGTCTTTACGAAGAGGATGGTGAGTATCATCTTTTTGTTAAAAAGGTAAAGGAAACATGA
- a CDS encoding DUF1858 domain-containing protein → MRERITLDTNLMELLRNFPQARDVLMKYGYSVLIEEDIEDVVADKLTLKGFCRLMDLDDEAQGNLWQEIQDLYRQLED, encoded by the coding sequence ATGAGGGAGAGAATAACATTAGACACAAACCTGATGGAGCTTCTTAGGAACTTTCCACAGGCGAGGGATGTGCTTATGAAATATGGCTATAGTGTGCTTATAGAGGAAGACATAGAGGACGTGGTAGCAGACAAGCTCACCCTCAAGGGCTTTTGCAGGTTGATGGATTTAGATGATGAAGCTCAGGGAAATCTCTGGCAGGAGATACAAGATTTATACAGACAGCTGGAGGATTAA
- a CDS encoding NifU family protein, which translates to MEEKEFREVEEILERIRPALKEHHGDLKVVDIREGEVYLQFEGGCTDCPIVDVSVKNVVDMAIKGNLSWVKRVEILQPKYQIG; encoded by the coding sequence ATGGAAGAGAAGGAATTTAGAGAAGTAGAAGAAATACTAGAAAGGATTAGGCCAGCCCTTAAGGAGCACCACGGAGACCTAAAGGTGGTGGACATAAGGGAAGGCGAGGTTTACCTTCAGTTTGAGGGTGGCTGCACCGACTGCCCGATAGTGGATGTGAGCGTTAAAAATGTGGTGGATATGGCTATTAAGGGTAATCTGAGCTGGGTCAAAAGGGTAGAGATACTTCAACCCAAGTATCAGATTGGATGA